In Streptomyces sp. NBC_00569, a single genomic region encodes these proteins:
- a CDS encoding NPCBM/NEW2 domain-containing protein, with protein MRHLPTRTSRTIRRRIVGALATGLLCAAGVTAPAAVADPPESGASGSPGASAQDASPTLDDGLALTPPMGFNNWNSTHCRAEFNEAMVEGIADIFVDKGLKAAGYQYVNLDDCWALPQRDANGKLVPDPARFPHGIKAVADYVHSKGLKLGIYTSAGTKTCSDIGFPGGLGHEYSDAQQFADWGVDYLKYDNCNNQGVDAKQRYRTMRDALKATGRPIVYSLCEWGSNKPWEWAADVGHLWRTTGDISDSWGSMLSLMKQNLPLAQYAGPGHWNDPDMLEVGNGGMTATEYRTHFSMWSIMASPLLIGTDLRKASAETLDILSNRDVIAVDQDPLGKQGTVLSSEGGRWVVAKEMKDGSRVVALFNESGDAQRIATSADTVGLPRASAYTLRDLWQHKSYNTAGTISATVPAHGTVLVRVAADGKWAANPPAVELGLGGAPFVEAGKAVRLTTSVTDLGRTPARQVSVALSGPSGWSVRPASPTGAGSVPTGKALTTSWSVTAPAGTATGAYDLSLKATYRSPGGVRAQSVLPLTAHVVVAPPAGASSLGDLPWMSTTNGYGPVERNTSNGESAAGDGHPITIGGVVHQKGLGVHADSAVEYYTGGSCERVSASVGVDDEKGTKGTVTFEIWADGKKVASTGTLTNADEAEPLSADVSGAQAVRLVVTDAGDGVDSDHADWADATLSC; from the coding sequence ATGCGTCACCTTCCCACCCGCACCTCTCGCACCATCCGCCGAAGAATCGTCGGAGCGTTGGCCACCGGGCTGCTGTGTGCCGCGGGCGTCACGGCACCGGCCGCGGTCGCCGACCCGCCGGAATCCGGCGCGTCCGGATCACCGGGCGCAAGTGCTCAGGATGCCTCGCCCACGCTCGACGACGGGCTCGCGCTGACCCCGCCCATGGGCTTCAACAACTGGAACTCGACGCACTGCCGCGCCGAGTTCAACGAGGCGATGGTCGAGGGCATCGCCGACATCTTCGTCGACAAGGGCCTCAAGGCCGCGGGCTATCAGTACGTCAACCTCGACGACTGCTGGGCCCTGCCGCAGCGCGACGCGAACGGCAAGCTCGTGCCGGACCCCGCGCGCTTCCCCCACGGCATCAAGGCCGTCGCCGACTACGTCCACTCCAAGGGCCTCAAACTCGGCATCTACACGAGCGCCGGCACCAAGACGTGCAGCGACATCGGCTTCCCCGGCGGCCTGGGTCACGAGTACAGCGACGCCCAGCAGTTCGCCGACTGGGGCGTCGACTACCTCAAGTACGACAACTGCAACAACCAGGGCGTCGACGCCAAGCAGCGCTACCGCACGATGCGTGACGCCCTGAAGGCCACGGGACGGCCCATCGTCTACAGCCTCTGCGAATGGGGATCCAACAAACCGTGGGAATGGGCGGCCGACGTCGGCCATCTGTGGCGTACCACCGGTGACATCAGTGACAGCTGGGGCTCGATGCTCTCCCTGATGAAGCAGAACCTGCCGCTCGCGCAGTACGCGGGGCCCGGGCACTGGAACGACCCCGACATGCTCGAGGTCGGCAACGGCGGCATGACCGCGACCGAGTACCGCACGCACTTCTCGATGTGGTCCATCATGGCCTCACCGCTGCTCATCGGCACCGATCTGCGCAAGGCCTCCGCCGAGACCCTCGACATCCTCAGCAACCGCGACGTCATCGCGGTCGACCAGGACCCGCTGGGCAAGCAGGGCACGGTGCTCTCCTCCGAGGGCGGGCGCTGGGTCGTCGCCAAGGAGATGAAGGACGGCAGCCGCGTCGTCGCCCTCTTCAACGAGTCGGGCGACGCGCAGCGGATCGCCACGTCGGCCGACACGGTCGGCCTGCCGCGAGCGAGCGCCTACACGCTGCGCGACCTGTGGCAGCACAAGAGCTACAACACGGCCGGGACCATCTCGGCGACCGTGCCCGCGCACGGGACCGTACTGGTACGGGTGGCCGCCGACGGCAAGTGGGCCGCGAACCCGCCCGCCGTCGAACTCGGCCTGGGCGGCGCGCCGTTCGTCGAAGCCGGCAAGGCCGTCCGGCTCACGACGTCCGTCACCGATCTGGGCCGCACGCCCGCCCGCCAGGTGTCCGTCGCGCTGAGCGGGCCCTCCGGGTGGAGCGTCAGGCCGGCCTCGCCGACCGGCGCCGGATCCGTACCGACGGGCAAGGCTCTCACCACGTCATGGAGCGTGACCGCGCCGGCGGGGACCGCGACGGGAGCGTACGACCTGTCCCTCAAGGCCACCTACCGCTCGCCGGGCGGTGTGCGCGCCCAGAGCGTGCTGCCGCTGACCGCGCACGTGGTGGTCGCACCACCGGCCGGGGCGTCGTCACTGGGCGATCTGCCGTGGATGTCCACGACGAACGGGTACGGGCCCGTCGAGCGCAACACCAGCAACGGGGAGAGCGCCGCGGGCGACGGGCATCCGATCACCATCGGCGGCGTCGTCCACCAGAAGGGGCTCGGCGTGCACGCGGACAGCGCCGTCGAGTACTACACGGGCGGCTCGTGCGAACGCGTCAGCGCGAGTGTGGGCGTCGACGACGAGAAGGGCACGAAGGGCACCGTGACGTTCGAGATCTGGGCCGACGGCAAGAAGGTGGCCTCCACCGGCACCCTCACCAACGCGGACGAGGCCGAGCCGCTGTCGGCCGACGTGAGCGGGGCACAGGCGGTACGCCTCGTGGTGACCGACGCAGGCGACGGCGTGGACTCCGACCACGCGGACTGGGCGGACGCGACGCTGTCCTGCTAG
- a CDS encoding ABC transporter substrate-binding protein, whose amino-acid sequence MSRRGLLRGAAVGAGALTLPALLTACGDGPGGDKKTVTVGSNSSDEVPKKAFAAAFTAYEKKSGKKVDVNTTDHNEFQTNITRYLQGTPDDVFMWFAGYRMQYFAEKGLLTDIDDVWKGFKGFSQALKDQSTHDGKQYFVPYYYYPWAVFHRKSLFEKQGYEQPKNWDDFIALAKQMHKDGTPVAFCDKDGWPAMGTFDYINMRLNGYDFHKGLMAGTEAWTDAKVKKVFDLWRELMPYYQKGALGRTWEEAAQGLQKRQTGMAVFGMPHPGQQFPENERSDIDFFAFPEIDPQYGQDAVEAPIDGFLIAKKAKNVEAGKALLKYLGTPGAEDIYLAGDPNNVAVNDGADTSKYTPLQKKSAELVSGAQQISQFMDRDTRPDFAQTVMIKALQDFIGNPNDVDGLVNRIERQKKEIFSSAVS is encoded by the coding sequence ATGTCCCGTCGGGGTCTCCTGCGGGGTGCGGCGGTGGGCGCCGGTGCGCTCACGCTTCCGGCACTGCTCACCGCGTGCGGGGACGGCCCGGGCGGCGACAAGAAGACCGTCACCGTGGGGTCCAACTCCTCGGACGAGGTGCCGAAGAAGGCGTTCGCGGCGGCCTTCACGGCGTACGAGAAGAAGTCCGGCAAGAAAGTCGACGTCAACACCACGGATCACAACGAGTTCCAGACGAACATCACGCGCTATCTCCAGGGCACCCCGGACGACGTCTTCATGTGGTTCGCCGGTTACCGCATGCAGTACTTCGCCGAGAAGGGACTCCTGACGGACATCGACGATGTCTGGAAGGGCTTCAAGGGCTTCTCGCAGGCCCTCAAGGACCAGTCCACGCACGACGGCAAGCAGTACTTCGTGCCGTACTACTACTACCCGTGGGCCGTCTTCCACCGGAAGAGCCTCTTCGAGAAGCAGGGCTACGAACAGCCCAAGAACTGGGACGACTTCATCGCCCTGGCGAAGCAGATGCACAAGGACGGCACCCCGGTCGCGTTCTGCGACAAGGACGGCTGGCCCGCGATGGGCACCTTCGACTACATCAACATGCGCCTGAACGGATACGACTTCCACAAGGGCCTCATGGCGGGTACGGAAGCCTGGACCGACGCCAAGGTCAAGAAGGTGTTCGACCTCTGGCGCGAACTCATGCCGTACTACCAGAAGGGCGCGCTCGGCCGGACCTGGGAGGAGGCCGCTCAAGGCCTGCAGAAGCGCCAGACCGGAATGGCCGTCTTCGGAATGCCGCACCCGGGCCAGCAGTTCCCGGAGAACGAACGCTCGGACATCGACTTCTTCGCCTTCCCGGAGATCGACCCCCAGTACGGGCAGGACGCGGTGGAGGCTCCCATCGACGGTTTCCTCATCGCGAAGAAGGCCAAGAACGTCGAAGCGGGCAAGGCGCTCCTGAAATACCTCGGCACTCCCGGGGCCGAGGACATCTACCTCGCCGGCGACCCCAACAACGTCGCCGTGAACGACGGCGCCGACACGTCCAAGTACACCCCGCTGCAGAAGAAGTCGGCCGAACTCGTCTCCGGTGCCCAGCAGATATCGCAGTTCATGGACCGCGACACCCGGCCCGACTTCGCGCAGACCGTGATGATCAAGGCGCTCCAGGACTTCATCGGAAATCCGAACGACGTCGACGGTCTCGTCAACCGGATCGAGCGGCAGAAGAAGGAAATCTTCTCGTCCGCCGTCAGCTGA
- a CDS encoding carbohydrate ABC transporter permease yields MRSVALKTARRAGRRRSRRFTRRDLAVLVVLLGIPVLLDIVIIWGPTLASIGLSFTSWDGIGDIHWVGGENYRNLVDNYPPFWPAVRHNLLWLAFLGLIATPFGLLLAVLIDRGVRFSRFYQSTLYMPVVLSLAVVGFMAQLILGTDQGVVNTLLDNHKNPVDWLGDSDINIWMMMLAASWRHTGYVMILYLAGLKSVDPTLKEAAAIDGANARQTFFRVVFPTLRPVNVIVGVITVIESLRAFDIVYAVNKGRNGLELLSVLITDNVIGEASRIGFGSAIAVVLLTVSLGFIVTFLVQELRGARDR; encoded by the coding sequence ATGCGTTCCGTGGCGCTGAAGACCGCGCGGCGCGCAGGGCGGCGGAGGTCACGGCGATTCACACGCCGTGACCTCGCCGTTCTCGTCGTGCTCCTGGGAATACCCGTACTGCTCGACATCGTCATCATCTGGGGGCCCACGCTCGCCTCCATCGGCCTGTCCTTCACGTCGTGGGACGGCATCGGCGACATCCACTGGGTCGGTGGAGAGAACTACCGGAACCTCGTCGACAACTATCCGCCGTTCTGGCCGGCCGTGCGCCACAACCTCCTGTGGCTCGCCTTTCTCGGCCTGATCGCCACGCCCTTCGGCCTCTTGCTCGCCGTGCTCATCGACCGGGGCGTGCGCTTCAGCCGCTTCTACCAGTCGACGCTCTATATGCCGGTCGTGCTCTCACTGGCCGTCGTCGGATTCATGGCGCAACTGATCCTCGGCACCGACCAGGGTGTCGTCAACACCCTCCTCGACAACCACAAGAACCCGGTCGACTGGCTGGGCGACTCCGACATCAACATCTGGATGATGATGCTGGCCGCGAGCTGGCGGCACACCGGATACGTGATGATCCTCTATCTCGCCGGCCTCAAATCCGTCGACCCGACCCTGAAAGAAGCCGCGGCGATCGACGGCGCGAACGCCCGCCAGACCTTTTTCCGCGTCGTCTTCCCGACGCTTCGCCCCGTCAATGTCATCGTCGGCGTCATCACCGTCATCGAGTCGCTGCGCGCCTTCGACATCGTCTACGCCGTGAACAAGGGCCGCAACGGCCTGGAGCTGCTGTCCGTCCTCATCACGGACAACGTCATCGGCGAGGCCAGCCGCATCGGCTTCGGCTCGGCCATCGCGGTCGTCCTCCTCACGGTCTCCCTGGGATTCATCGTGACGTTCCTGGTCCAAGAGCTGCGAGGTGCGCGCGACCGATGA
- a CDS encoding carbohydrate ABC transporter permease: MTADIRTTSPAARGRSLAGGDRRGEHPRRRGRFGVHIFLMAVSLAFLAPLLLAVYASLRPYEETAQHGYFSLPDHLSFDYYREALSDSGMGEYFKNTLIIAVPAVLITLFLASFVAFAVSRIKVRGGIVLLMFFTAGNLLPPQVLVTPLYVLFLKIPLPWWMSDSLTMYDSYWAVIIVNIGFQLGFCVFVLANFMRTLPQEILEAAIVDGAGLWTQFWRITLPLCRPALAALGTLEFTWIYNDFLWALIFISNPDKLPITSSLNNLRGQFFTDYNLLAAGSVLVALPTVLVFLLLQRHFIAGLTLGSSKG, encoded by the coding sequence ATGACCGCCGACATCCGTACGACATCCCCCGCCGCCCGGGGCCGCTCCCTGGCCGGCGGCGACCGGCGCGGTGAACACCCGCGCAGACGCGGCCGGTTCGGGGTGCACATCTTCCTCATGGCCGTCTCGCTGGCGTTCCTCGCTCCACTCCTGCTCGCGGTCTACGCCTCCTTGCGGCCCTACGAGGAGACGGCGCAGCACGGCTACTTCTCCCTGCCCGACCATCTGTCGTTCGACTACTACCGCGAGGCCCTCAGCGACTCGGGGATGGGCGAGTACTTCAAGAACACCCTGATCATCGCGGTCCCGGCCGTTCTGATCACGCTCTTTCTCGCCTCGTTCGTCGCGTTCGCGGTGTCGCGCATCAAGGTGCGCGGCGGAATCGTGCTCCTGATGTTCTTCACGGCGGGAAACCTGCTGCCACCCCAGGTGCTCGTCACTCCGCTGTACGTCCTCTTCCTGAAGATTCCGCTGCCCTGGTGGATGTCGGACTCACTGACGATGTACGACTCGTACTGGGCAGTGATCATCGTCAACATCGGATTCCAGCTGGGATTCTGTGTCTTCGTCCTGGCGAACTTCATGCGGACGCTTCCCCAGGAGATCCTCGAAGCGGCGATCGTCGACGGCGCGGGACTGTGGACGCAGTTCTGGCGCATCACGCTGCCACTGTGCCGACCGGCACTCGCGGCGCTCGGCACGCTCGAATTCACCTGGATCTACAACGACTTCCTCTGGGCCCTGATCTTCATCTCGAACCCCGACAAACTCCCGATCACCTCGTCCCTCAACAACCTCCGCGGCCAATTCTTCACGGACTACAACTTGCTGGCCGCCGGTTCGGTCCTGGTGGCCCTCCCCACGGTCCTGGTGTTCCTGCTCCTGCAGAGGCACTTCATCGCGGGACTCACCCTGGGGTCGAGCAAGGGGTAG
- a CDS encoding STAS domain-containing protein produces the protein MTSGSGKVRVDQQERVAVITPFGDVDLHNLADVEEVFAQVLSDTSTDATLLDLSEVTFADSTFLNQLIRTLSDHTSLARPLVLTGPLQSAVRRLLEITGIDTVLPLADTAHEGLQRLRAVGISATRGHTPATGI, from the coding sequence ATGACATCAGGCAGCGGGAAAGTACGTGTTGATCAGCAGGAACGTGTGGCGGTGATCACGCCGTTCGGCGACGTGGACCTGCACAATCTCGCCGACGTCGAGGAAGTCTTCGCACAGGTGCTGTCCGACACGTCGACGGACGCAACGCTCCTCGATCTGTCGGAAGTGACCTTCGCCGACAGCACCTTCCTCAACCAGCTCATCCGGACGCTCTCCGACCACACCTCGCTTGCCAGGCCGCTCGTCCTCACCGGGCCCCTGCAGTCGGCAGTGCGACGACTGCTGGAAATCACCGGCATCGACACCGTTCTGCCCCTCGCCGACACCGCACACGAGGGACTGCAGCGACTCCGCGCAGTCGGGATCTCGGCAACGAGGGGTCACACACCCGCCACTGGCATCTGA
- a CDS encoding SigB/SigF/SigG family RNA polymerase sigma factor, producing the protein MITVTTQETIPAAQAQQDLVERAYADPSSIAPKDAREIGKRFFGRLGQLEEGTHEYQYVRNCLIEMNLSLVQYAASRFRHRGQEEMEDIVQVGTIGLIKAIDRFELTREVEFATFAVPYITGEIKRFFRDTSWAVHVPRRLQEARIELSKATEELRTRLGRNPSTAELAELMQLEPSEVAQAQMASNGYNASSLDASVMSAGDESDTALADFIGFEEDSYELIDNFHSLAPLIAGLDERERTLIHLRFVEEQTQSQIGEALGVSQMHVSRLITRVVAKLRTGLMASN; encoded by the coding sequence ATGATCACCGTAACGACGCAGGAGACGATCCCGGCCGCTCAGGCTCAGCAGGACCTCGTCGAGCGGGCTTACGCCGACCCCTCTTCCATCGCGCCGAAGGATGCGCGAGAGATCGGCAAGCGATTCTTCGGCCGGCTCGGGCAGTTGGAGGAAGGCACCCACGAGTATCAGTACGTGCGCAACTGCCTGATCGAGATGAACCTCTCCCTGGTGCAGTACGCGGCTTCCCGCTTCCGTCACCGCGGCCAGGAGGAGATGGAAGACATCGTTCAGGTCGGCACGATCGGCCTGATCAAGGCGATCGACCGGTTCGAACTGACCCGTGAGGTCGAGTTCGCGACGTTCGCCGTCCCCTACATCACCGGTGAGATCAAGCGGTTCTTCCGCGACACCAGCTGGGCCGTGCACGTGCCGCGCCGCCTCCAGGAAGCCCGCATCGAACTGTCCAAGGCCACCGAGGAGCTGCGCACCCGCCTGGGCCGCAACCCCTCCACGGCCGAGCTGGCGGAGCTGATGCAGCTGGAACCGTCCGAGGTCGCCCAGGCGCAGATGGCCTCCAACGGCTACAACGCCTCCTCCCTGGACGCCTCGGTGATGAGCGCAGGTGACGAGTCCGACACCGCGCTGGCCGATTTCATCGGCTTCGAAGAGGACTCCTACGAGCTCATCGACAACTTCCATTCCCTGGCCCCCCTCATCGCCGGCCTCGACGAGCGTGAACGCACACTGATCCATCTCCGCTTCGTCGAGGAGCAGACCCAGTCGCAGATCGGCGAGGCGCTCGGTGTCTCGCAGATGCACGTCTCCCGTCTCATCACCCGCGTGGTGGCGAAGCTCCGCACCGGCCTGATGGCCAGCAACTAG
- a CDS encoding ATP-binding protein, translating to MATHTAPGIQEMGCHDARAEVRAVVETACRLRSGQARRFREDALLVAGELASNAILHGGGLTRFDARIEDGALLVQVSDHSRTAPHLVRHNPGQPGGFGWMITQRLASHVSVDIQPGGKTITAVLALP from the coding sequence ATGGCCACTCACACGGCGCCCGGGATCCAGGAGATGGGCTGTCACGACGCGCGCGCCGAGGTCAGGGCGGTTGTGGAAACTGCCTGCCGGCTGCGCTCAGGCCAGGCCAGACGTTTTCGTGAGGATGCCCTGCTGGTGGCCGGCGAGTTGGCGTCCAACGCGATCCTGCACGGCGGCGGGCTCACCCGGTTCGATGCCCGCATCGAGGACGGAGCCCTGCTGGTGCAGGTGAGCGACCACAGCAGGACGGCACCTCACCTCGTACGCCACAACCCCGGACAGCCCGGCGGCTTCGGCTGGATGATCACCCAGCGCCTCGCCTCGCACGTCTCCGTCGACATCCAGCCCGGCGGCAAGACCATCACAGCCGTCCTCGCCCTGCCGTAG
- a CDS encoding hydrophobic protein, with product MVPLILVLLLALILFGAGFALKALWWIAVIVLVLWLLGFVIRPAASGGRKGRWYRW from the coding sequence ATGGTTCCCCTGATTCTTGTTCTTCTTCTGGCTCTGATCCTCTTCGGCGCGGGCTTCGCGTTGAAGGCCCTGTGGTGGATCGCGGTCATCGTCCTGGTGCTGTGGCTGCTCGGCTTCGTGATCCGTCCGGCGGCGAGCGGTGGCCGCAAGGGCCGCTGGTACCGATGGTGA
- a CDS encoding CsbD family protein codes for MTANEKAKAKTEQVTGAAKEVAGRTVGNERLTVEGRAERKKGDAREAKEKIKDVGKH; via the coding sequence TTGACTGCCAACGAGAAGGCCAAGGCCAAGACCGAGCAGGTCACGGGCGCCGCCAAGGAGGTCGCGGGACGCACCGTCGGCAACGAACGTCTGACCGTCGAGGGCCGCGCAGAGCGCAAGAAGGGCGACGCCCGGGAGGCCAAGGAGAAGATCAAGGATGTCGGCAAGCACTAG
- a CDS encoding phospholipase D-like domain-containing protein: MTHTQSAPAGPTGTTDIVSSSSSGSAGEGDIKAILDERARRARRRLERLIGVAATEGNALVPLRNGDEIFTAMLDGIRSARHTVDMMTFVYWKGEIAQRFANALADRAREGVRVRLLLDGFGSRLIEKDQLEVMERAGVQVAWFRKPLYLSPLKQNHRCHRKVLVVDEETAFTGGVGIAEEWCGDARTPDEWRDTHVQVRGPAVDGLAAAFAQNWAECHDELFDDRDRFINHAPQGEAVVQVVRGSASFGWQDMQTLLRVVIESAEERIRLATAYFAPDAFFIELLCAAARRGVEIEILLPGPHTDKRVSRLAGQRYYEDLTACGVKVFQYQPTMLHTKVITIDRTMALVGSTNFNRRSLDHDEEVMLAVLDQTFTATLDGHFTEDIERSELMRPGRWKRRSTLQRAREAAVVPIRRFL, from the coding sequence ATGACACACACGCAGAGCGCTCCCGCAGGCCCCACCGGAACGACCGACATCGTCAGCTCATCTTCCTCCGGGAGCGCGGGAGAGGGGGACATCAAGGCCATCCTTGATGAGCGGGCCCGGCGCGCCAGACGTCGGCTGGAGAGACTCATAGGGGTAGCGGCGACCGAAGGCAACGCGCTGGTCCCGCTGCGCAACGGCGACGAGATCTTCACAGCGATGCTGGACGGCATCCGCTCCGCGCGCCACACCGTAGACATGATGACGTTCGTGTACTGGAAGGGCGAGATCGCCCAGCGGTTCGCCAACGCACTGGCGGACCGGGCGCGGGAGGGGGTGCGGGTGCGCCTTCTGCTGGACGGCTTCGGCAGCCGGCTCATCGAGAAGGATCAGCTGGAGGTGATGGAGCGGGCCGGTGTGCAGGTGGCCTGGTTCCGCAAGCCGCTCTATCTGTCACCGCTGAAGCAGAATCACCGCTGTCACCGCAAGGTCCTGGTCGTCGATGAGGAGACCGCGTTCACCGGCGGGGTCGGTATCGCCGAGGAGTGGTGCGGCGACGCCCGCACTCCGGACGAATGGCGCGACACCCACGTGCAGGTGCGCGGTCCCGCCGTGGACGGGCTGGCCGCCGCTTTCGCCCAGAACTGGGCCGAGTGCCATGACGAACTCTTCGATGACCGCGACCGGTTCATCAACCACGCCCCGCAGGGCGAAGCCGTCGTGCAGGTGGTGCGAGGCTCGGCCAGTTTCGGCTGGCAGGACATGCAGACACTGCTGCGCGTGGTGATCGAGTCTGCGGAGGAACGGATTCGGCTGGCCACCGCCTACTTCGCGCCTGATGCGTTCTTCATCGAGCTGCTGTGCGCCGCCGCACGCCGCGGCGTCGAGATCGAGATCCTGCTCCCGGGCCCGCACACCGACAAGAGGGTCTCCCGGCTGGCCGGCCAGCGCTACTACGAAGACCTCACCGCGTGCGGCGTAAAGGTCTTCCAGTATCAGCCGACAATGCTGCACACCAAGGTCATCACCATCGACAGAACCATGGCCCTGGTCGGTTCGACGAACTTCAACCGCCGCTCCCTCGACCACGACGAAGAGGTCATGCTCGCCGTCCTGGACCAGACGTTCACCGCCACGCTCGATGGCCATTTCACCGAGGATATCGAGCGCAGCGAGCTCATGAGGCCCGGACGCTGGAAGCGCCGTTCGACCCTCCAGCGCGCCAGGGAAGCAGCTGTCGTACCCATCCGGCGCTTCCTCTGA
- a CDS encoding DUF1206 domain-containing protein, whose amino-acid sequence MSGRPEAKGLVQGSHTPLWAEGAHGNRIGNGTRAPGPARGERHGSFGRSSCGRRGPWGQVIHPLIGVLSLRIAFSDGGGEQADRGGAIAAIAEKLFGAVPLWLLGIALVGMAAWRPTEAALGQAGPDGWKASKRAMAAGRCVSFGFVAYSVLSYAAGEKGSGSGSLDKDAQDIKVLDWPAGQWIVGIAGAAVAGAGAQIAVRAVTHKFKKHLKMSDMSPKTRKVVNSLNFSEYRFV is encoded by the coding sequence ATGAGCGGGAGACCAGAAGCAAAGGGCCTGGTCCAGGGATCGCATACCCCACTGTGGGCGGAAGGCGCGCATGGCAACCGGATCGGTAACGGCACGCGGGCGCCAGGCCCGGCGCGCGGCGAACGGCACGGCAGTTTCGGGCGCAGCTCGTGCGGGCGTCGTGGCCCGTGGGGCCAGGTCATCCACCCACTCATTGGCGTGCTCTCGCTCAGGATCGCCTTCTCGGACGGAGGTGGTGAGCAGGCAGACCGGGGTGGTGCCATTGCCGCGATCGCTGAGAAGCTCTTTGGCGCGGTTCCGCTGTGGTTGCTCGGCATAGCGCTGGTGGGGATGGCTGCGTGGCGGCCGACCGAAGCGGCCTTGGGGCAGGCGGGGCCCGACGGCTGGAAGGCGAGCAAGAGGGCGATGGCCGCAGGCCGCTGCGTCTCTTTCGGATTCGTCGCCTACTCCGTGCTGTCGTACGCGGCCGGGGAGAAGGGAAGCGGCAGCGGGAGCTTGGACAAGGACGCCCAGGACATCAAGGTCCTGGACTGGCCCGCCGGGCAGTGGATCGTCGGGATCGCGGGTGCGGCGGTGGCCGGTGCTGGTGCACAGATCGCTGTCAGGGCGGTCACGCACAAGTTCAAGAAGCACCTGAAGATGTCTGATATGTCGCCGAAGACCCGCAAGGTGGTCAATTCGTTGAACTTCTCCGAGTACCGCTTCGTGTAA
- a CDS encoding VanZ family protein, giving the protein MEPEPRLQQHSWGWNLVRAFVMAVGFVCMVAFAVALAKVTLVPSPASVPLTHTNLHPGSSIRLYFNQPDWRDTIKQVGGNVVLGVPFGFLLPVIFPRTRGLVRVVLMTAFVMLTVEIAQGLLVAGRAFDIDDVILNAAGAFLGYLVLGRRLGRALHPRRFHWWRPRTESADEPARDAAVKKSRNRWMWAWHKSDARPTAGTKTNAKTKTRKTTRKQTAPKRLRKRIPALLRAKRP; this is encoded by the coding sequence ATGGAACCCGAACCTCGCCTGCAGCAACACTCATGGGGCTGGAATCTGGTACGCGCCTTTGTCATGGCGGTTGGTTTCGTCTGCATGGTGGCGTTCGCCGTCGCGCTGGCGAAGGTCACACTCGTCCCGTCACCTGCGTCAGTACCGTTGACCCACACCAACCTGCACCCCGGCAGCTCGATTCGGCTGTACTTCAACCAGCCTGACTGGCGAGACACGATCAAGCAGGTGGGAGGAAACGTCGTTCTGGGAGTGCCGTTCGGATTCCTGCTGCCGGTGATCTTCCCACGCACACGGGGCCTCGTCCGAGTGGTACTCATGACGGCGTTCGTGATGCTCACCGTAGAGATCGCTCAAGGACTGCTGGTCGCCGGCCGGGCATTCGACATCGACGATGTGATCCTCAACGCGGCGGGCGCCTTCCTCGGGTATCTCGTCCTCGGCCGCAGGCTCGGCCGAGCGTTGCATCCGCGCCGCTTCCACTGGTGGCGCCCGCGCACCGAATCGGCCGACGAACCAGCTCGGGACGCCGCCGTCAAGAAGAGCCGGAACCGCTGGATGTGGGCCTGGCACAAAAGCGATGCCCGCCCCACGGCGGGCACCAAAACAAACGCCAAGACAAAGACCAGGAAAACGACCAGGAAGCAAACTGCGCCGAAACGTCTCCGCAAGAGGATTCCCGCGTTGCTGCGGGCCAAGCGCCCCTGA
- a CDS encoding anti-sigma factor antagonist (This anti-anti-sigma factor, or anti-sigma factor antagonist, belongs to a family that includes characterized members SpoIIAA, RsbV, RsfA, and RsfB.): MRQGEHRRGGTGTPPAPAVVYETGDCVVVELRGEVDIVTLQGSVALLETVAAGPAATVVIDLTRTTFLDCSGLTLLLRTRRHVESRGGRLRLVCDHPLTLRLLEVTGLLPLFAPAPTVEAATRQN, from the coding sequence ATGCGACAGGGTGAACATCGCCGCGGCGGCACGGGCACGCCCCCGGCGCCTGCGGTGGTCTACGAGACCGGTGACTGCGTCGTCGTCGAACTGCGCGGCGAGGTCGACATCGTGACGCTCCAGGGCTCCGTCGCCCTGCTCGAGACGGTGGCAGCGGGCCCGGCTGCCACCGTGGTCATCGACCTGACCCGCACGACGTTCCTCGACTGCTCGGGCCTGACCCTCCTCCTGCGCACCCGCCGCCACGTCGAGTCCCGCGGCGGCCGCCTCAGACTGGTCTGCGACCACCCCCTGACGCTGCGCCTGCTGGAGGTGACGGGCCTGCTGCCCCTCTTCGCCCCGGCCCCGACCGTCGAGGCGGCGACACGGCAGAACTAG